The DNA window TAGCCACTTCAATACCATGTGCCGTTTTTATCGGCTCCATGCAGGGAAGTCGCTCCAGATAAGGCTCCGGAGGTGCTACTGGCACCAGTGTTTCTGGTATTCGCCCCAGCGCTTTACCAAGGCGGTCCAGCAGCGATTGACCGAAACGACGCCGCAACACCGATGGTGGCATGTCCATAAACAGTCCCACCTGCGTGAGACCTAATTTCCGCAAACGGTCCACCACAGGCAGTTCCAGCCGGAGTGCCTCCGGTGGTAAGGGACGTAATACTTCTGCCTGGCTACCGGATGAAAGAACGGGGTGCGTGGTTCCGTATCGGGCCACGGCCCAGGCTGCCGCCATGGTATCAGCAATAGCAGCACGCACATGGTAGCCACCGGCCTGCAGTCTGCTGACAATCTGTTCGAAATAGGCTTCTTCCCCTCCCCATAGGTGTGCACAACCGCTGATATCCAGTATCAGACCATCTGCACCGTCAATGCCTGTTATCGGCGTAAAACGATAACACCATATAGCGAGGGATCTTAATAATTTATCCTGTGAAGTGTCATCATCATAAAACAACAAGTCCGGATATACTGCTCTGGCATCTGCCAGTACTGTTCCCGGAAGCATCCCCAGTTGTCCGGCTGCTTTGCTTACAGAGCGGATGATCATTCGTCCGCGTTCCGGCGCCACCAGTACAAAAACCTGTTGCCCTAGCCCCGGATAACGCAGCGCCAGCCGGTCTGCCGCCAGATGGCGAAACCAAACAGACATGTAACGTTTCATATGATCAACCTGCTTTGATATGAACATGCTGCTCCTCCATCCTTTCTGTACTGCTATGCTGAAACTGTTGTCCATCCCAGGATAGCTGCCAGTTGCCCGGTCTGCCGTTGCGCACTTTCAGCAACGCCACCTGCCACTGCGGATACCCTACGCCAGGCAAACCATCATCCGTAATACTGGCTACCGGCGTGATCATCCAGCGGGTAGTACAGACCGTATTCTCCACGTTTCGCGGGCGATGCCGGTGAAGCAGGCAGGGCACTCCGCTTTTTTCCACTGCCAGTTGCAGGCGTCGGAATGCAATCGGGTGTACATCCGGGATTTCTCCTACCACCGCAGCCAGTGCATTACATTTCAGACACTCCTCCACTACCCAGAGCATGTCTTTCTCTGATACCAGATCTACAAAAATGATCCTGTCCGGTACCAGACAAAATGCTTTTAGTCCAGGCGGGAAAAGCGTCCTGTGCACCCCCACCCATATGGCCATTTCAGGACCTTTCATCAAACGGCTCAGCATCGCCGCCATAAACCCCAAGGTGGCAGCTGCCGTTTCACTATTATGACTGATAAATTCATGTGTACCCCGGAAAGGAAAATAATCCTCCGGAAAGGCCCTGTTCAATGGCCCCAGATCAGGATATTCGTGGGAATGGGATGAAAACACCGGCCCCCTGGTAGAAAGAATCTCTCCTCTCAGCCTGGCTATCACCTCATTTCTTTCAGCTGGCTGTTTCATATTTCAAAAAAGTTGACTTATATTTG is part of the Chitinophaga flava genome and encodes:
- a CDS encoding ImuA family protein, whose translation is MKQPAERNEVIARLRGEILSTRGPVFSSHSHEYPDLGPLNRAFPEDYFPFRGTHEFISHNSETAAATLGFMAAMLSRLMKGPEMAIWVGVHRTLFPPGLKAFCLVPDRIIFVDLVSEKDMLWVVEECLKCNALAAVVGEIPDVHPIAFRRLQLAVEKSGVPCLLHRHRPRNVENTVCTTRWMITPVASITDDGLPGVGYPQWQVALLKVRNGRPGNWQLSWDGQQFQHSSTERMEEQHVHIKAG
- a CDS encoding Y-family DNA polymerase, translated to MKRYMSVWFRHLAADRLALRYPGLGQQVFVLVAPERGRMIIRSVSKAAGQLGMLPGTVLADARAVYPDLLFYDDDTSQDKLLRSLAIWCYRFTPITGIDGADGLILDISGCAHLWGGEEAYFEQIVSRLQAGGYHVRAAIADTMAAAWAVARYGTTHPVLSSGSQAEVLRPLPPEALRLELPVVDRLRKLGLTQVGLFMDMPPSVLRRRFGQSLLDRLGKALGRIPETLVPVAPPEPYLERLPCMEPIKTAHGIEVAIQKLLEIICLRLQQEEKGLRKARLTCYRTDGQQQCVEIGTNTPVRNLTHLFRLFELKIESIEPDLGIELFVLEAPVVEGLTTQQERLWDLDTGDKKDAVMKLLDRLESRIGSSAIHRYLPEEHHWPERSIRSATDVHETTTVAWPEHQMRPVSLLGAPVRIEVSVPIPDYPPMLFIHKSKIHKVVKADGPERIEREWWIEKGLQRDYYQVEDEEGGRYWLFRSGHYGEHKPEWYIHGYFA